Below is a window of Planktothrix serta PCC 8927 DNA.
TTCGGGAAAAGCAGTCCGGGTATAAACTTCTAAAGCCGCTTGATAGGCTGCGATCGCCTTTTCCAGGTTGTCGGCCCGCTCTCCCCGGATGCGACTATAGTAGGCAGCCGCCAAGTTATTTTGGGTCATTGCCCAATCTTCGGGAAAAGCAGTCCGGGTATAAACTTCTAAAGCCGCTTGATAGGCTGCGATCGCCTTTTCCAGGTTGTCGG
It encodes the following:
- a CDS encoding tetratricopeptide repeat protein; this translates as DNLEKAIAAYQAALEVYTRTAFPEDWAMTQNNLAAAYYSRIRGERADNLEKAIAAYQAALEVYTRTAFPE